The genomic region CCATAAAAGATTGCCAGGAGTTTGCAGAGGTTTGTTGTCCGATTAAGATTAACGATGAAGTAATTGGAGTAATTGGTCTTATTGCGTTTGATAAACAGCAGCGAGAAAAGATTTTATACAACAAGGATAATCTGATGAATTTTTTAAATAAGATGGCAGAGCTTGTTTCCTCAAAGCTAGCTGAGCAATCAAACCTAGAGGAAATTGAGTTATTAGCTAAGAAACTAGAAATTGTTCTTAACTCAGTGGACAAAGGAATTATTTTGGCCAATCACAGTGGAGATATTTTGAGCTATAATAAGAGTGCCTTAAAGCTTTTTGGCCTCTCTGATCCAGATAAAAATAAAATAAACATGAAGCATTTAATTGGCGATAGTGCCTTTGAAAGCTCAATCGTTGAAGATTGCAAAGTTAAAAACAAAGAGTTTGTATATAGACATCGCAAAAATTATGTACGGGGAATCTTTGATACAAATCCAATTACTATAGATAATAAAACTTGTGGCATTGTTTTTGTTTTTACTAAGTTGTCCGATGCTTTAGGTGTGGTCAATGATATCACCACTGGTTCTATTGTTACAAATTTTGCCGATATAATAGGCGACAGCGATACGTTTGTACAGACAAAAAATACAGCTAGACAAGCTAGTCAGTCATCATCTAGCATTGTAATTCAAGGCGAAAGCGGTACAGGCAAAGAGCTTTTTGCAAGAGCGATCCATTTTAACAGCGACCGAAAGGCCGGTCCCTTTATAGCGATAAATTGTTCTGCCATACCCGATCAACTTTTGGAAAGTGAGCTTTTTGGGTATGAAGAGGGAGCTTTTACAGGTGCTATGAAAGGCGGAAAGGCTGGTAAGTTTTTGTTAGCCAATGGTGGAACTATATTTTTAGATGAGATTGGAGACATGCCACTTCACCTTCAAGCTAAACTTTTGCGGGTGCTCCAGGAGCAAATGATAGAAAAAATAGGTGGGAAATCTCTGATACCGATAGATATTAGAGTGATAGCAGCGACAAATAAAGATTTAGAAAAAAAGGTTTCTCAAAACGAGTTTAGAGATGATTTGTTTTATAGGATTAATGTAATACCTCTTTCTATCCCTCCGCTAAGGGAAAGAAAGGATGACATATATACTTTAGTGAAGCACCTTCTGTCTAGTTGTAATAAGAGGTTGCATAAAGAGATTGAAAATGTGGATGATGAAGTTTATGATATTTTTATAAAATATCGTTGGCCCGGTAATGTAAGGGAGCTAGAAAACACAATAGAGTATGCCGTTAATATGTGTAATGGTAGTGTGATTGAGCGGGAGCATCTGCCTTCTAGACTGCTATCTTCGAGTTTAAAAGATAAAGGAAATTATGAAATTGTACCTATTAAGGAACTGGAAAAGCGGGAAATTGAAAAAGCCCTCGCTAAGTTTAAGTGCGTGGAAAAAGCAGCTAAGGCCTTAGGAATAGGAAGGGCTACCTTGTATCGCAAGATCCGATCGTGAAATTGGCTAAATTAAAGCCCCATTGTTGCAGCAAGTTATACGCTGCAACAATGGGGCTTTAATGCATCTACGAATGGCTTTTTAAGGGTGAGTGATGAAATGATTTAACTCTATTTACTACTTTCTTTAATTTTAACCTTTGACTCCTTTGGTTCTTTTGCCTTGTTGTCTTCTATCTTAAGTAGTTTTATGGTGTGACAAAGTTTGTTGGTTTCATAGCGCGTTAAGCTAGTTTGGGTGTTTTGTTGCTTTTCTGCTAAAGAGATTGCTACCTGGCAAACGTTTTTAAAGGCCTTTCTTATCTGATGCTGAGAAACACTTCTATTCTTTGGAAAGTCTACACATAAGTAGTCTTGTAAATCATGTAATATAGTCAGTATTTCATATATATCCCAACTTTTATTGCTTTCTTCATATTTTTTTATTAGAGATTCCCATCTATCCTCTCTGTTTTTCCTTACTCTCATCACCGATGAATCTTCGCTTTTATCATGATATTTCATATGTCCACCCCCAAGATTAGTCTACATATCAGTATATGATCGAAAGGTAAAGTTTAGAACTGATTTTGAGTGGGTCATAGGGGGGTGGTGGAGTTTATGCCATTTTTGTTAGCCATTTGGGCTGGGTTGACACGGAGGTCAACCCCTACTCTTCGAGGGGTGGGGGGTGTGCAATGCGGTAAATCCTTCTGCTGACCAACTGGACCCTGAAGGAAAACATCTTTAAAAACAGTTGGCCGCGAAAACGTATAAATTAGCTACATGCTGGGTCTATAACTCACTCCAAATTTCCTTATTCTGCTTGGTCTACAAATAAACGGTTTTACAGGGGCTTTCCTATATGGTCACCTAATATAAATGGGATTGGACCAAGCATGTAGCTTGTTTCGTGATGTTTACCGTGGCCAATTAGGGTTTTAATTAGCGCCCTTGCGGGCTAGATCCTTCGGCTGCGCTCTCAGGATGACGTGCGGGATAGCTCTGCGGGGATTCGCCCCCCTATTTTGTTATGGTGGTTTTTACTAACATCTGACCTCTTACTACTGATTACCATACCAAAAACAATTGGCCGCGAAAACGTATAAATTAGCTACATGCTGGGTCAAAGGGCAGGCTTTAAATCTGCTTATTCTGCTGGGTCTGGAAATAAATAGTTTTTGTTAAACTGCAGGAAATTTTGCTAATAACATACACTTTAAAAAAACAGTGTCTTTGCTGTTTAAAACAGGGTTTTGCCTATATGATTATCTATTATGAATGGGGTTGGACCAAGCATGTAGCTTGTTTCGTTATGTTTACCGTGGCCAATTAGGGTTTGAAATTAGCGCCCTTGTGGGCTAGATCCTTCGGCTGCGCTCTCAGGATGACGTGCGGGATAGCTCTGCGGGGATTCGCCCCCCTATTTTGTTATGGTAGTTTTTACTAACATCTGACCTCTTACTACTGATTACCATTACAAAAAGCAACTGGCCGCGAAAACGTATAAATTAGCTACATGCTGGGTCAAAGGGCTTGCTATAAATTTGCTTATTCTGCTTGGTCTATAAATAAACGGTTTTTGTTAAATTGCAGGAGATTTTGCTAATAATATACACTTTAAAAGTTCTCATTTATGCTGCATTTAAAACTGGGTCTTGCCTATATGAGTATCTATTATGAATGGGGTTGGACCAAGCATGTAGCTTGTTTCGTTATGTTTACCGTGGCCAATTAGGGTTTGAAATTAGCGCCCTTGTGGGCTAGATCCTTCGGCTACGCTCAGGATGACGTCAGGAAAAAATACTGGCTGCTTATTTTGGGGAATGCCCCCTCTACCCCAGAAAACCAGTTAGATAGTAGATGGTTGGAGTGTGAAAAAAGTAGGGGCTTTCCTATATAGTCACCTAATATAAGGCATTAAAAAAACTGCTGCTTTTTTTGCAGCAGTTTTTGTTTTTATTTTATTTCTTCTGTTAGTTGTTCTATTTGGTCTATTAGACCGCCTATAAATTCAATTGTTCTGTTTAGTGGCTGATCTGTTGTTATGTCTACATTAGCCATTTTGGCTAACTCTACTGGCGATTTTGTTCCTCCTGCCTTTAGCACTTCTAGCCAATCATTTACTGCTGGCTGGCCTTCTTTTAAGATTCTTTGACTTACATCTGTTGCAACTGTTAGTCCTGCGCTATAGGTGTAAGGGTAAAGTCCCATATAGTAGTGTGGCTGTCTCATCCAGGTCAGCTCTGCACCTTTGTTTATCTCTACTGCGTCTCCCCAGAATTTCTCTAACACTTCTCTTTTTATTTCACTAAGCTTGTCGGCATGCACACTTCCACCAGCATCAATTATTTTATAAACTTCTCTTTGGTAGGCCGCTTCTAATAGATGGGTTACAAAGTTATGGTAGTAGGTATTGCCAACCATTGATGATAGCACCCATCTTTTAAACCTTGGGTCATCTTCTTGTTCTATTAAGTGGTTACT from Proteinivorax hydrogeniformans harbors:
- a CDS encoding sigma 54-interacting transcriptional regulator is translated as MDLMKIAPNVLKISQAIASVIGVDVTVVDKKLVRVAGTGSYGSRCGEKVSARSAFGVAIRNKESFIIEEAGNHEVCKQCESIKDCQEFAEVCCPIKINDEVIGVIGLIAFDKQQREKILYNKDNLMNFLNKMAELVSSKLAEQSNLEEIELLAKKLEIVLNSVDKGIILANHSGDILSYNKSALKLFGLSDPDKNKINMKHLIGDSAFESSIVEDCKVKNKEFVYRHRKNYVRGIFDTNPITIDNKTCGIVFVFTKLSDALGVVNDITTGSIVTNFADIIGDSDTFVQTKNTARQASQSSSSIVIQGESGTGKELFARAIHFNSDRKAGPFIAINCSAIPDQLLESELFGYEEGAFTGAMKGGKAGKFLLANGGTIFLDEIGDMPLHLQAKLLRVLQEQMIEKIGGKSLIPIDIRVIAATNKDLEKKVSQNEFRDDLFYRINVIPLSIPPLRERKDDIYTLVKHLLSSCNKRLHKEIENVDDEVYDIFIKYRWPGNVRELENTIEYAVNMCNGSVIEREHLPSRLLSSSLKDKGNYEIVPIKELEKREIEKALAKFKCVEKAAKALGIGRATLYRKIRS